One Microplitis demolitor isolate Queensland-Clemson2020A chromosome 2, iyMicDemo2.1a, whole genome shotgun sequence DNA segment encodes these proteins:
- the LOC103572074 gene encoding ankyrin repeat and MYND domain-containing protein 2 translates to MTPTTESLSDLQKQVFSRISNNEAAELCALLASNKMKIDFVDENGMSPLQHACYKGNKEIVQMLLDQGADVNACQHEHAYTALHFAALSGNADLCHLLMSHGAKLTATNSVGRTPAQMAAFVGNHNCVATINNYIPKADIDYYIKPQGLQTEPMLPPHLADSLHKFIMQVNVHPVRVAMSLQRCTGLIDHLPKVQKVLESMRHREMTRGTDTNEIMAFKYHYLSCIVSELIKCQKRLEARKAEKINGEKTADEEKNKTDPVEFFIRALLKCSRSDGLPEYQEALLREIVREFPFRESMIFRQMVATLAGTDPPSAVSVISAAINGQRGFADNQQICMTCGEEKATKKCSKCKAVQYCDRECQRLHWFLHKKECARVSPSCIGSAAGNPKVTDTDKVDIANAVKNEIGNLNIK, encoded by the exons ATGACACCGACAACAGAAAGTCTATCAGATCTCCAGAAACAAGTATTTTCACGAATAAGTAACAATGAAGCCGCGGAACTCTGCGCTCTGCTCGCTTCCAACAAAATGAAGATCGACTTCGTCGACGAAAACGGTATGAGTCCTCTCCAGCATGCCTGTTACAAAGGAAATAAAGAGATTGTCCAGATGCTGCTCGACCAG GGAGCTGATGTAAATGCTTGTCAACATGAGCATGCATATACGGCATTGCATTTCGCGGCATTAAGTGGCAACGCAGATTTATGTCACCTGCTGATGTCCCATGGTGCTAAACTGACGGCGACGAATAGCGTAGGCAGGACACCGGCACAAATGGCTGCCTTCGTAGGGAATCACAACTGCGTGGCCACTATCAACAATTACATACCAAAGGCTGATATTGATTACTACATAAAACCACAGGGATTACAAACGGAGCCGATGTTGCCTCCACATCTGGCTGATTCCCTTCACAAGTTCATTATGCAGGTCAATGTACATCCGGTTAGAGTCGCTATGAGCTTGCAGAGGTGTACTGGTCTTATAGATCATTTACCGAAg gtTCAAAAAGTATTGGAGTCTATGCGCCATCGGGAAATGACCAGAGGCACGGACACAAATGAAATAATGGCATTCAAATATCACTACCTGAGTTGTATTGTAAGCGAGTTGATAAAATGCCAGAAGCGGTTGGAAGCGAGGAAGGCTGAGAAAATAAACGGAGAGAAAACAGCGgatgaggaaaaaaataaaacggatCCGGTGGAGTTTTTTATACGCGCACTGTTGAAGTGCAGCAGAAGCGACGGTCTCCCAGAGTACCAGGAGGCGCTGCTGAGAGAAATAGTGAGGGAGTTCCCGTTCCGCGAGAGCATGATATTCAGGCAGATGGTGGCGACTTTGGCTGGAACTGACCCGCCGTCGGCGGTGTCTGTTATATCCGCGGCTATCAATGGACAACGTGGGTTCGCGGACAACCAGCAGATCTGCATGACCTGTGGGGAAGAAAAGGCGACCAAGAAGTGCAGCAAGTGCAAGGCGGTTCAGTACTGCGACCGCGAGTGCCAGAGACTGCACTGGTTTTTGCATAAGAAAGAATGCGCGCGCGTTAGTCCTTCTTGTATTGGATCCGCTGCTGGAAATCCTAAAGTCACTGACACTGACAAAGTCGATATTGCCAATGCTGTTAAAAACGAAATTGGCAATttgaatatcaaataa
- the LOC103572076 gene encoding phospholipase A1 member A — translation MSRIYLIIISVYLLAHSLDAGITEELVRLAKGPIQEAFESGAANEFKKEDCIWRRGYDTDDCPDPDVHIYLYTPGKSRRELVVGSSDWLRYDYDPTKENIILIHGYAGGDETLPISVLRDAYMKNGSYNVFLVDWGKLCAAPCYPAAVANLRPVARCLALSLTSLRHLGMPIARTTCVGHSLGAHLCGIMANYLLFRMHRIVGLDPARPLVRPGLGNRLDSGDADFVEVIHTNAGYYGEIGRVGHVDVCVNGGKVQPFCEDKQNHQLCSHVWVVCYMAQSIDGDKPLIAEPCSRRCPSGPRISVRAGQDLLVGQHTPIGSKGSFCLTSYDPPYCPKFSADGRGDARCCM, via the exons atgtcccgtatttatttaataattatcagtgTTTACTTACTTGCCCATAGTTTGGACGCAGGCATCACCGAGGAACTGGTGCGCCTTGCAAAAGGTCCGATCCAAGAAGCCTTCGAGAGCGGGGCCGCTAATGAGTTCAAAAAAGAAGACTGTATTTGGAGACGCGGTTACGATACTGATGATTGTCCTGATCCagatgtacatatatatttatacacaccAGGTAAATCTAGAAGAGAACTCGTGGTTGGTTCCTCAGACTGGCTGAGGTATGACTATGATCCTACGaaagaaaatatcattttgatTCACGGATATGCCg gtgGTGACGAGACTCTTCCTATCTCAGTATTACGAGACGCGTATATGAAGAACGGAAGCTACAACGTCTTCTTGGTGGACTGGGGAAAATTATGCGCGGCCCCGTGCTATCCTGCAGCGGTAGCGAATCTTCGTCCAGTGGCGCGATGTCTCGCGTTGTCGCTGACGAGTCTCCGGCACCTGGGGATGCCGATTGCAAGAACTACTTGCGTGGGGCACTCGCTGGGAGCTCATCTCTGTGGAATAATGGCCAATTATTTGCTGTTCAGGATGCATAGGATCGTGGGACTGGACCCTGCTCGTCCCCTCGTGAGACCAGGACTCGGGAACCGGCTGGACAGCGGTGACGCTGATTTCGTCGAGGTGATTCACACCAATGCTGGTTATTACGGTGAAATTGGACGAGTTGGTCATGTTGATGTGTGTGTTAATGGTGGAAAAGTCCAGCCTTTTTGCGAAGACAAGCAGAATCATCAGCTGTGCAGTCATGTGTGGGTCGTCTGCTACATGGCGCAGAGTATTGACGGCGACAAGCCGCTGATTGCTGAACCTTGCTCCCGAAGATGTCCCTCGGGTCCGAGGATCAGTGTCCGCGCTGGACAAGATTTGCTTGTGGGTCAGCACACGCCGATTGGTTCCAAAGGGTCGTTTTGTTTGACCAGCTACGACCCTCCCTATTGTCCAAAGTTTTCTGCTGATGGTCGCGGTGATGCACGCTGCTGCATGTGA
- the LOC103572077 gene encoding T-box-containing protein TBX6L isoform X1, which produces MEYFYQPSVVFNYEAAERIRMQHAVQNAPSLPSTITVTLKGKNLWQEFHNHNTEMVITKQGRRMYPGVEVNVAGLDPMTYYCMLLEIVPSSEHRQKYVTNESANRPGAKVKTGRWTNAGAAEPQPPLERRVVVHPNSPATGDHWMRESVSFAKIKITNNTDDQQNNILLCSMHKYVAKVWVIQSSQTNLIALFTQPSSKFIFPETEFIAVTAYQNTTIKVIKIDNNPFAKGFRQNGKRKSGELAPLNREDDGSDDEEIKRPTKDDSGISSNGASPPPMMQEEETQVKLHRPWLDSSSPTPSSSSSSPLLAPIPQKPSTSTGVIFPQSPFISTYENAFTASVLAHPSVHAFHDNYPAGYLVPPPWYR; this is translated from the exons atggAGTATTTCTATCAACCATCAGTGGTATTTAACTATgaag CTGCAGAACGTATTAGAATGCAGCATGCAGTTCAAAATGCCCCATCCTTGCCGTCAACAATCACCGTTAcattaaaaggaaaaaatttgtggCAAGAATTTCATAATCACAATACCGAGATGGTTATTACGAAGCAGGGACG acGAATGTACCCAGGGGTCGAGGTCAACGTCGCAGGGCTAGATCCAATGACGTATTACTGTATGCTGTTGGAAATAGTCCCTTCGTCAGAGCACCGGCAGAAGTATGTGACCAACGAATCAGCAAATCGCCCGGGTGCTAAAGTAAAGACTGGGCGATGGACTAATGCCGGAGCAGCTGAACCCCAACCACCACTAGAACGTCGAGTTGTTGTCCATCCCAACAGCCCAGCTACAGGTGATCATTGGATGCGGGAGTCTGTGAGCTTCGCCAAGATCAAAATAACCAACAACACTGATGATCAGCAGAATAAT ATTCTTCTCTGCTCGATGCACAAATATGTCGCCAAGGTTTGGGTCATCCAGTCGTCGCAAACCAATCTAATTGCTCTTTTCACGCAGCCCTCCTCAAAATTCATCTTTCCTGAAACGGAATTCATAGCAGTCACTGCTTATCAGAACACAAcgataaaagtaataaagatCGACAACAACCCATTCGCAAAAGGATTCCGACAAAACGGCAAGAGGAAGAGCGGAGAGCTCGCGCCTTTGAACCGCGAGGACGATGGCTCTGATGACGAGGAAATAAAGCGCCCGACAAAAGACGACAGCGGGATCAGCAGCAATGGAGCCAGCCCACCACCGATGATGCAAGAAGAAGAGACCCAAGTAAAATTACATAGACCATGGCTCGATTCTTCTTCTCCTACTCCTTCATCTTCATCCTCTTCACCTCTGTTAGCTCCGATACCCCAGAAGCCGTCGACATCAACTGGAGTAATCTTTCCTCAGAGTCCATTCATTTCGACATATGAAAACGCTTTTACCGCGTCGGTGCTGGCTCACCCAAGCGTACACGCTTTTCATGATAACTACCCCGCCGGATATCTAGTTCCCCCTCCCTGGTATCGATAA
- the LOC103572077 gene encoding T-box-containing protein TBX6L isoform X2, whose product MYPGVEVNVAGLDPMTYYCMLLEIVPSSEHRQKYVTNESANRPGAKVKTGRWTNAGAAEPQPPLERRVVVHPNSPATGDHWMRESVSFAKIKITNNTDDQQNNILLCSMHKYVAKVWVIQSSQTNLIALFTQPSSKFIFPETEFIAVTAYQNTTIKVIKIDNNPFAKGFRQNGKRKSGELAPLNREDDGSDDEEIKRPTKDDSGISSNGASPPPMMQEEETQVKLHRPWLDSSSPTPSSSSSSPLLAPIPQKPSTSTGVIFPQSPFISTYENAFTASVLAHPSVHAFHDNYPAGYLVPPPWYR is encoded by the exons ATGTACCCAGGGGTCGAGGTCAACGTCGCAGGGCTAGATCCAATGACGTATTACTGTATGCTGTTGGAAATAGTCCCTTCGTCAGAGCACCGGCAGAAGTATGTGACCAACGAATCAGCAAATCGCCCGGGTGCTAAAGTAAAGACTGGGCGATGGACTAATGCCGGAGCAGCTGAACCCCAACCACCACTAGAACGTCGAGTTGTTGTCCATCCCAACAGCCCAGCTACAGGTGATCATTGGATGCGGGAGTCTGTGAGCTTCGCCAAGATCAAAATAACCAACAACACTGATGATCAGCAGAATAAT ATTCTTCTCTGCTCGATGCACAAATATGTCGCCAAGGTTTGGGTCATCCAGTCGTCGCAAACCAATCTAATTGCTCTTTTCACGCAGCCCTCCTCAAAATTCATCTTTCCTGAAACGGAATTCATAGCAGTCACTGCTTATCAGAACACAAcgataaaagtaataaagatCGACAACAACCCATTCGCAAAAGGATTCCGACAAAACGGCAAGAGGAAGAGCGGAGAGCTCGCGCCTTTGAACCGCGAGGACGATGGCTCTGATGACGAGGAAATAAAGCGCCCGACAAAAGACGACAGCGGGATCAGCAGCAATGGAGCCAGCCCACCACCGATGATGCAAGAAGAAGAGACCCAAGTAAAATTACATAGACCATGGCTCGATTCTTCTTCTCCTACTCCTTCATCTTCATCCTCTTCACCTCTGTTAGCTCCGATACCCCAGAAGCCGTCGACATCAACTGGAGTAATCTTTCCTCAGAGTCCATTCATTTCGACATATGAAAACGCTTTTACCGCGTCGGTGCTGGCTCACCCAAGCGTACACGCTTTTCATGATAACTACCCCGCCGGATATCTAGTTCCCCCTCCCTGGTATCGATAA